Proteins encoded within one genomic window of Komagataella phaffii GS115 chromosome 3, complete sequence:
- a CDS encoding Nucleolar protein required for 60S ribosomal subunit biogenesis, translating into MTEKIHRIYIGNISADLASDIGNLETRLKRYGTLEKPLELHKKPLLDSYFAYISLKLSDQNFAKLKGSLNGLNYKGSRVVVDMARPDFYQKWLEDSRRPDLYKDDRLKRAKVAQVRLERIRQKNVVTHLLKGRMRTCERKDKRRLTFRVKINGKLKTVQCRKQKLWGYDKKREARDLVYTFSGTEWRDGFDHVVDRLSRKRKHSETNLEDQDVEIETIEEEKNMSILDSFLRGYDFEKPVNREDDRNSNDTTTFDFETGQVDAEAPLLKIGKHNSVVNVDTMKVPEVSGKVVIFDENGEVKELEDVIEIDQTKGSVGASNHTAYEHNSKYSSSNDENSDCSDGVNRVNNSKTSKREGGSKGSSRSSDSSDNSSNDSSDDNSDDSPDESSDQSSDDSSDDSSDDDSDDSDDGQLTNYASSRNAGTKGSRQLKDSKGSEDLDTEFLPNFTKRTPSSSKTEALRELLNPANSSFKLFGVDDSNDDIDVNKEIEPSVEERIAIEQQFKDKVEQSSKKTRNLGLFFTHDDSPFLAAQSQVNKHQGFNAASKDKFLDWFQAKRGDLNRAFRARKREAKRALNKYKADDALL; encoded by the coding sequence ATGACAGAAAAGATACATCGCATCTACATAGGCAACATTAGTGCCGATCTGGCAAGCGATATTGGAAATCTGGAAACAAGGTTGAAGCGCTATGGAACTCTTGAGAAGCCATTGGAGCTACACAAGAAGCCTTTGCTAGATTCCTATTTTGCATACATTAGCCTCAAACTTTCCGACCAAAACTTTGCTAAATTGAAAGGATCTTTAAATGGTTTGAACTACAAGGGATCACGGGTTGTAGTTGACATGGCAAGGCCGGATTTTTATCAGAAGTGGCTTGAAGATTCTAGAAGGCCAGATTTGTATAAAGACGACCGTCTGAAAAGAGCAAAAGTGGCCCAAGTCAGACTGGAAAGAATCAGGCAGAAGAATGTTGTCACTCACCTATTAAAAGGACGAATGAGAACATGTGAGCGTAAAGATAAGCGTAGATTAACTTTCAGGGTAAAAATAAATGGCAAGCTAAAAACTGTACAATGCCGCAAACAGAAGCTCTGGGGATATGACAAGAAGCGTGAAGCCAGAGATCTCGTTTATACATTTTCGGGAACCGAATGGAGGGATGGTTTCGACCATGTTGTGGATAGACtatcaagaaaaaggaagCATTCTGAGACCAACTTGGAGGACCAAGACGTGGAAATTGAAaccattgaagaagaaaagaatatgAGCATTCTAGACTCATTCCTTCGAGGctatgattttgaaaagccTGTGAATCGAGAAGACGATCGCAATTCAAACGATACAACaacatttgattttgagacTGGGCAAGTTGATGCTGAGGCTCCATTACTTAAGATTGGAAAGCATAACTCTGTTGTTAATGTCGACACAATGAAAGTACCCGAGGTTTCAGGGAAAGTAGTGATATTTGACGAGAATGGCGAAGtgaaagaactggaagatGTGATTGAAATTGACCAAACCAAGGGATCAGTTGGCGCATCCAACCATACAGCATATGAACACAACTCAAAATACAGCTCTTCGAATGACGAGAATTCTGATTGTTCTGATGGGGTTAACAGGGTTAACAATTCCAAGACATCCAAACGTGAGGGCGGTTCTAAAGGTTCAAGCAGATCTAGTGACAGCTCAGACAATAGCTCCAATGACAGCTCGGATGATAATTCAGACGATAGCCCCGACGAGAGCTCCGACCAAAGCTCCGATGATAGCTCTGATGATAGCtctgatgatgattctgatgattcGGATGATGGGCAATTGACAAATTACGCTTCAAGTCGAAATGCTGGAACAAAAGGATCAAGgcaattgaaagattcaaaaggCTCAGAAGATCTAGACACTGAATTTTTGCCTAACTTCACAAAGAGAACTccctcatcatcaaagacaGAGGCCCTTCGTGAATTGCTAAACCCTGCGAACTCATCTTTCAAGCTCTTTGGCGTAGATGACTCCAATGATGACATTGACGTGaacaaagaaattgagcCGTCAGTTGAGGAACGAATAGCGATTGAACAGCAGTTCAAGGATAAAGTTGAACAGtcatccaagaaaactagAAACTTAGGGCTTTTTTTTACTCATGATGACTCGCCATTCTTGGCTGCCCAGTCGCAAGTGAATAAGCATCAAGGATTTAACGCTGCCAGCAAAGACAAATTTCTAGACTGGTTCCAAGCTAAGAGAGGAGATTTGAACAGAGCATTCCGTGCTCGTAAAAGAGAGGCTAAGAGGGCTCTTAACAAATACAAAGCTGACGACGCTCTATTATAG
- a CDS encoding Lumazine synthase (6,7-dimethyl-8-ribityllumazine synthase, also known as DMRL synthase), whose product MAVQGLGAIDQQYDGSALRIGIVHARWNKEIIDALVAGAIKKLKAFNVKEENIIVQSVPGSFELPFASRSLLKDENLKLDAVIPIGVLIKGSTMHFEYICDSVTHALMRVQEETHKPVIFGVLTCLTEEQARKRAGLDPGMHNHGEDWGAAAVEMPLKYSR is encoded by the coding sequence ATGGCTGTACAAGGGTTGGGAGCTATTGATCAGCAATACGATGGATCTGCACTGCGAATCGGAATCGTGCATGCTCGCTGGAATAAGGAGATCATTGACGCATTAGTAGCTGGAGCTATAAAGAAGCTCAAAGCATTCAATGTAAAAGAGGAGAACATAATTGTGCAATCGGTCCCAGGATCTTTTGAGTTGCCCTTCgcttcaagaagtttgcTGAAGGATGAGAATTTGAAACTAGATGCGGTCATTCCTATTGGGGTTTTGATCAAAGGTTCCACAATGCATTTCGAGTACATTTGCGACTCCGTTACTCACGCTCTCATGAGAGTCCAAGAGGAAACCCATAAGCCTGTGATATTTGGAGTACTTACATGTTTAACTGAAGAGCAGGCAAGAAAGAGGGCAGGTCTAGATCCTGGAATGCATAACCATGGAGAAGATTGGGGAGCAGCAGCAGTGGAAATGCCTTTAAAGTATTCTCGTTAG
- a CDS encoding Subunit of the Nup84p subcomplex of the nuclear pore complex (NPC): protein MSVLTSKRIDTLEDIPSIIFNDVDHSNNGNKSATTSNGQHAYDEDDEVNADSDLDMKSEAFPIITIDDPPISNVQQFQELRRSLKITLNPLQGGEGMLFISQGDEEVHLAPFEEETKLYPFTVETVDDSKSYVQYVSQTYEQFKIILKDNQFKSFDGDDDLDIGLENTITENKKQRRLVLQRLFECLSKNLNDLVLNQLKSGMHDSDTYKYNELLDILNLLNALEFGDSTQTITLLIMWVNRAQVEPDEVLVENIMNEEKPYEHPLFWSYLISKLVKRGLFQVAVDVLNESKYQELQEIDGKLFLFIQDFQTLLSNYDTVGFATSSKSFLQWKQAACQLRDSYSDVDFKRLGTSAQVFELVSLISGNHSIDPSDSWYEVLLVNYMYSFPSKEFILEYMAIVSQNFNLPGQIETVWELACLDLLEKNYLRMLTRLEMLDTATSAFVSVLCEAQGLFKEYITLSDDDSFLISEYLLRNLIYSCLSNNPLLPTGIGLTITLNNENCRELVSEFLPRFECLTNDDLEWCLSICANLKLPDLSARICKIQGQNLKDKGLLLESLLLFSKSGDIPLVANTCWLIFENALLLGHSIGDKLLDSVISDQVNAEDRSDNVELSPVLRQCISPYAILCRVYNYLSSGSNVRMGISLLIKLLRFPFLPPKFQPLLLAQFLPFLTSNDSRKAFFNTQELVIIIELLNEYDSRLKHDVPDARKSSVLQADLLYQLAISGDYNKADDWRKTKRLPQTVSELLITLRKNIAIQLSYNFSQEK, encoded by the coding sequence ATGTCTGTTCTCACTTCTAAAAGAATAGACACTCTTGAAGATATACCTAGCATCATATTCAATGATGTTGATCATAGCAACAATGGCAATAAAAGTGCTACAACCTCCAATGGTCAACATGCCTACGACGAAGACGATGAGGTAAACGCAGATTCCGACCTTGATATGAAGTCAGAGGCCTTTCCAATAATAACGATAGATGACCCGCCAATCTCTAATGTGCAGCAATTTCAGGAGCTGCGAAGGTCTTTAAAGATTACCTTGAATCCGCTGCAGGGAGGAGAAGGAATGCTTTTTATTTCACAAGGTGATGAAGAGGTTCATCTTGCaccatttgaagaagagacaAAATTGTATCCGTTTACTGTTGAAACCGTTGACGACTCAAAATCCTATGTACAATATGTCAGCCAAACTTACGAGCAATTTAAAATCATCCTGAAAGACAATCAATTCAAATCATTTGATGGGGACGATGATCTAGACATTGGATTAGAGAATACTATCACAGAGAACAAAAAACAGAGACGGCTTGTGTTACAGAGGTTATTTGAATGTTTatccaaaaacttgaatgaCTTAGTACTGAATCAGCTAAAATCAGGAATGCATGATTCAGACACCTACAAGTATAATGAACTTTTAGATATCCTCAATTTACTGAACGCATTAGAGTTTGGAGACTCAACTCAGACAATCACGTTGTTAATAATGTGGGTCAATCGAGCTCAAGTTGAGCCAGATGAAGTTTTGGTGGAGAATATAATGAATGAAGAAAAGCCCTACGAGCATCCTCTGTTTTGGTCATACCTGATCAGCAAACTGGTAAAGAGAGGTTTGTTCCAGGTTGCTGTTGATGTACTTAATGAGTCAAAGTATCAGGAACTTCAGGAGATAGATGGAAAGCTGTTTCTATTCattcaagattttcaaaCTTTATTAAGCAACTACGATACAGTGGGATTCGCAACGTCTTCTAAAAGCTTTTTGCAATGGAAACAAGCAGCATGCCAACTCCGAGACAGCTACTCTGATGTTGACTTCAAGCGCCTAGGCACCTCTGCACAAGTATTCGAGCTGGTCAGCTTAATATCTGGCAATCATTCCATCGATCCATCCGATTCGTGGTATGAAGTTCTATTGGTTAACTACATGTATAGCTTTCCGTCAAAAGAGTTTATTTTGGAGTACATGGCTATCGTGAGCCAGAACTTCAACCTTCCGGGTCAAATAGAAACAGTTTGGGAGCTGGCATGTTTGGATttattggaaaagaatTATTTGAGAATGCTGACAAGATTGGAGATGTTGGACACAGCGACTTCTGCTTTTGTTTCTGTTCTTTGTGAGGCGCAAGGGTTGTTTAAGGAGTATATTACCCTCTCAGATGATGATTCGTTCTTGATTTCAGAATATCTTTTAAGAAATCTGATATACTCATGCCTCTCCAACAACCCACTTCTTCCAACCGGTATAGGTCTAACTATTACTCTGAATAATGAGAATTGCCGAGAACTTGTGTCTGAGTTCTTACCAAGATTTGAATGCCTAACAAACGATGATCTGGAGTGGTGCCTTTCCATTTGCGCCAACCTAAAGCTTCCTGATCTGTCAGCAAGGATATGTAAGATCCAAGGACAAAACCTAAAAGACAAAGGCTTACTGTTAGAGAGCCTATTACTATTCAGCAAGTCAGGAGATATCCCATTGGTCGCTAATACTTGCTGGCTAATATTTGAGAACGCATTGTTATTGGGGCATTCAATTGGTGACAAGCTCTTGGATTCTGTTATCAGTGACCAGGTAAACGCTGAAGATAGGAGTGATAATGTTGAATTGTCTCCGGTATTGAGGCAATGCATTTCGCCATATGCAATTTTATGCCGAGTCTATAATTATTTGTCTTCAGGCTCTAATGTGAGAATGGGTATTTCACTTTTGATTAAGCTACTTCGATTTCCATTCCTACCCCCAAAATTTCAACCGCTGCTGCTagctcaatttcttccttttttaACAAGCAATGACTCAAGAAAAGCTTTTTTCAACACTCAAGAACTAGTTATAATCATTGAACTACTAAATGAGTATGACTCTAGACTGAAACATGATGTACCGGATGCCAGGAAATCTTCGGTTCTACAAGCTGATCTACTATACCAATTGGCAATAAGTGGTGACTACAACAAGGCGGACGATTGGAGAAAGACAAAGCGGTTGCCCCAGACTGTATCAGAGTTGTTGATAACCCTGAGAAAGAACATAGCTATCCAGCTCAGTTACAACTTCTCGCAGGAAAAGTGA
- a CDS encoding Proteolipid subunit of the vacuolar H(+)-ATPase V0 sector yields the protein MSDLCPVYAPFFGSIGCAAAIIFTCFGAAYGTAKSGVGICATCVLRPDLLIKNTVPVIMAGIIAIYGLVVSVLISSSLQQKQALYTGFIQLGAGLSVGLSGLAAGFAIGIVGDAGVRGTAQQPRLFVGMILILIFAEVLGLYGLIVALLLNSRASQDVTC from the exons ATGTCAGATCTTTG TCCTGTTTATGCTCCATTCTTTGGATCCATTGGTTGTGCTGCGGCCATCATCTTTACCTGTTTTGGTGCCGCCTATGGTACTGCTAAGTCGGGTGTAGGTATTTGTGCCACCTGTGTCTTGCGTCCAGACTTACTGATCAAGAATACAGTGCCTGTTATTATGGCTGGTATCATTGCTATTTATGGGTTGGTGGTGTCTGTGTTGATCTCTTCATCGTTGCAACAGAAGCAGGCTTTGTATACTGGCTTTATCCAATTGGGTGCCGGTTTATCAGTTGGTCTGTCAGGTCTGGCTGCTGGTTTTGCCATCGGAATTGTTGGTGATGCTGGTGTCAGAGGTACTGCTCAACAGCCAAGACTTTTCGTCGGTatgattctgattttgatttttgcTGAAGTTTTGGGTCTTTACGGTCTGATTGTTGCTCTTCTACTGAACTCTAGAGCTTCCCAAGATGTCACTTGTTAA
- a CDS encoding small nucleolar ribonucleoprotein SNU13: MSTPNPKAFPLADSTLSQQILDVVQQAQNLRQLKKGANEATKTLNRGISEFIVMAADTEPIEILLHLPLLCEDKNVPYVFVPSRTALGRACGVSRPVIAASVTTNDASAIKNQIYSIKDKIELLLI; this comes from the coding sequence ATGTCTACTCCTAACCCTAAAGCATTCCCCTTAGCTGACTCCACTCTCTCCCAGCAAATCTTGGACGTCGTCCAACAAGCTCAGAACTTGAGACAGCTCAAGAAAGGAGCTAACGAAGCCACTAAGACTCTGAACAGAGGTATATCTGAATTCATTGTTATGGCTGCTGATACCGAGCCAAttgaaattcttcttcatttaCCTTTATTGTGTGAGGATAAGAACGTCCCTTACGTTTTTGTTCCCTCCCGAACTGCTTTAGGTAGAGCTTGTGGTGTATCGAGACCTGTAATTGCAGCCTCTGTCACTACAAACGATGCCTCTGCTATCAAGAATCAAATTTACTCCATTAAGGACAAGATCGAACTGTTGTTGATCTAA
- a CDS encoding Catalytic component of the exosome, involved in RNA processing and degradation, which yields MPPSTKRLNNGLSVTTKVFVRSRNGGATKIVREHYLRDDVACYSKLCDQCEYSLETTPVLSHVPFSTAKLTKHYLILDTNIVLNAIDLLEGSQALFDVIIPQTVLEEVRNRSYPIYTRLRGLSKADAKRLIVFHNEFCKNTFVARQKGETINDYNDRLIRKVGEYYNSHLSNYGVKVFLLTDDKDNLKKCKDEHILALSLREYLGQLPNSEDLLDTLPSAQDDLQVAEFKYAEYYSQSRLIAGVKSSVLFQGPMNVSSYDIFEGTINLPSIFPKPILVRGRQNMNRATNGDLVVVELLPKSQWVAPSNDIVDETTLGNADNEDNDLIISDQERRLLNKEARRAQMEDESKLQPSAKVVGVIRRRWRLFTGQLSPNTITTNTNALNSCLVTLSEKSMPAVRIKTRKANDLLNMRIVVAIDDWPGTSKHPEGHFVRTLGPIEDKDTEQEALLLEHDVEYRPFSKNVLDCLPKEGHEWIVPVDLSSDEQLKKRRDLRDKLVCSIDPPGCVDIDDALHARKLPNGNFEVGVHIADVTHFVKPATALDQEGASRSTSVYLVDKRIDMLPTLLGTDLCSLKPYVDRFSFSVIWELDEDANIINVDFMKSIIKSREAFSYQDAQDRIDDSSNNDELTQGMRSLLALSKKLKKKRMDAGALNLSSPEVKVHMDSETSDPGEVEIKKLLDTNSLVEEFMLLANISVARKIYDAFPQIAMLRRHAPPPSTNFEALNEMLHIRKGMTISVENSRALSDSLDRCVDKNDEYFNTLVRIMATRCMMAAEYFVSGNFSYQEFKHYGLAADIYTHFTSPIRRYCDVLAHRQLAAAIGYEPLHPIQRDKTKMDLIVKNMNRRHRNAQFAGRASIEYYVGQVIKNTESSQEGYIIKVFTNGIVVLVPNFGVESLIKLEDMGDESSGLFDEKEFKLSFNDKIGNKRELHVFDKVTVYMKSVLNEMTGKRKAVFLLK from the coding sequence ATGCCGCCTTCCACTAAAAGGCTGAATAATGGACTATCAGTCACTACAAAAGTGTTTGTACGGTCCCGAAATGGAGGTGCAACAAAAATTGTAAGGGAGCATTATTTACGAGATGATGTCGCATGCTACTCCAAGCTCTGTGACCAATGTGAATATTCCCTTGAAACCACTCCAGTGTTAAGCCATGTGCCCTTTTCCACTGCCAAATTAACCAAACATTATCTTATATTGGACACTAATATTGTACTTAACGCCATAGACTTACTGGAAGGTTCTCAGGCTTTGTTTGATGTCATTATTCCTCAAACGGTGTTGGAAGAAGTAAGAAACAGAAGTTACCCGATATACACTAGGCTGCGAGGATTGTCCAAGGCTGATGCCAAAAGGTTAATTGTCTTTCACAACGAATTTTGCAAGAATACTTTTGTGGCTAGGCAGAAAGGCGAAACTATTAACGATTACAATGATCGATTGATTAGAAAAGTTGGTGAGTATTATAACTCACATCTTTCAAACTACGGTGTTAAAGTATTTCTGCTTACCGATGACAAAGACAACCTCAAAAAATGTAAAGACGAACATATTCTTGCATTATCTCTCAGAGAATATTTAGGACAGTTGCCCAATTCCGAGGATTTGTTGGACACTTTGCCATCTGCCCAGGATGATCTTCAGGTTGCTGAATTCAAATATGCTGAATACTACTCACAATCGAGACTTATTGCTGGTGTTAAGAGTAGTGTTTTATTTCAGGGACCAATGAACGTGTCATCATACGATATATTTGAAGGAACAATAAACTTGCCGTCAATTTTTCCTAAGCCGATACTTGTTAGAGGTCGTCAGAATATGAATCGTGCGACAAATGGTGACTTGGTAGTTGTAGAATTGCTTCCCAAGTCACAATGGGTTGCACCTTCCAATGATATCGTTGACGAGACAACCTTAGGAAATGCCGATAATGAAGACAATGACCTGATAATTTCTGACCAAGAGCGAAGATTACTAAACAAAGAAGCTCGTAGAGCACAAATGGAAGACGAATCTAAGTTACAGCCCAGCGCAAAAGTGGTTGGGGTCAttagaagaagatggaGACTATTTACAGGACAATTGAGTCCCAATACCATTACTACCAATACAAATGCATTGAATTCTTGCTTGGTTACATTATCTGAGAAATCTATGCCTGCCGTCAGAAtcaaaacaagaaaagCCAATGATTTGCTCAATATGAGGATTGTCGTGGCAATTGATGATTGGCCTGGAACCTCAAAGCATCCAGAAGGTCATTTTGTTAGAACGCTTGGCCCTATAGAGGATAAAGACACAGAACAGGAGGCTTTACTACTCGAACACGATGTTGAATATAGACCATTTAGTAAAAACGTTCTAGACTGTCTGCCAAAGGAAGGTCATGAATGGATTGTTCCAGTGGATTTAAGTTCTGATGAgcagttgaaaaagagacgTGATTTGAGAGATAAACTTGTTTGCTCGATCGATCCGCCAGGATGTGTCGATATCGATGACGCGTTACATGCCAGAAAGCTTCCTAAtggaaattttgaagttggagTGCATATTGCTGATGTCACACACTTTGTCAAACCTGCTACTGCACTCGACCAAGAAGGTGCTTCAAGAAGTACGTCTGTTTACTTAGTCGACAAACGTATAGACATGTTACCCACACTGCTAGGTACTGATTTATGTTCCTTGAAGCCATATGTTGATAGGTTTTCCTTCTCTGTAATATGGGAATTGGACGAAGATGCAAACATAATCAATGTTGATTTCATGAAATCCATCATCAAATCGAGGGAAGCATTTAGTTATCAAGATGCTCAAGATAGAATTGACgattcttccaataacGATGAATTAACTCAAGGCATGCGAAGTCTACTAGCactttccaagaaattgaagaagaagagaatggaTGCTGGTGCTTTGAATCTTTCGTCACCAGAGGTTAAGGTTCATATGGATAGTGAAACGTCTGATCCTGGGGAAGTTGAAATTAAAAAACTATTGGACACTAATTCACTGGTTGAAGAATTTATGTTGCTAGCTAACATTTCAGTAGCTAGAAAAATCTATGACGCTTTTCCACAAATTGCGATGCTGAGAAGGCATGCTCCCCCTCCTTCTACAAACTTTGAAGCGTTGAACGAAATGTTACATATTAGGAAAGGTATGACCATTTCAGTGGAGAACTCTAGGGCATTATCTGATTCGTTGGATCGATGTGTTGATAAGAACGATGAATATTTCAATACCCTTGTTAGAATTATGGCCACCAGATGTATGATGGCAGCTGAGTATTTTGTTAGTGGAAACTTTTCGTACCAAGAATTCAAGCATTATGGCCTTGCTGCAGACATTTACACTCACTTCACTTCTCCGATCCGTCGTTACTGTGATGTATTGGCTCATCGTCAGCTTGCTGCTGCCATAGGGTACGAACCGTTGCATCCTATTCAAAGGGACAAAACTAAGATGGACCTTATTGTTAAGAACATGAACAGGCGCCATAGAAATGCACAGTTTGCAGGAAGAGCCAGTATCGAATATTATGTTGGGCAGGTTATCAAAAACACAGAAAGTTCTCAGGAAGGTTATatcatcaaagttttcacTAACGGTATCGTCGTTCTCGTGCCAAATTTTGGTGTAGAAAGCTTGATaaagttggaagatatGGGTGATGAAAGCAGTGGATtgtttgatgaaaaagagtttAAACTTTCATTTAATGATAAAATCGGCAATAAAAGAGAATTGCATGTGTTTGACAAAGTGACAGTTTATATGAAGTCAGTTCTTAACGAGATGACTGGTAAACGTAAAGCAGTCTTTTTGCTTAAATAG
- a CDS encoding Positive regulator of the Gcn2p kinase activity, forms a complex with Gcn1p, protein MSGNIGLQVRQAVPNLDPIVANYTVGYIQHLNGSTEDAVIAQQLDIAQELSFVHDLLVSSGGDKEKISAFTNKIQEEFETKLKENMKKLSLTGDTSKRLLDISLVKNQQRDINSSLALLQSTKDIAHGGRVLATKVDKKKLIKAEAKIAKKVAKRANKFVKYEASKLINEQSQEDYDSFFLKINPIDFGSAAGKSKDIKLDAFDLYVGDGKRILSDASLTLAYGRRYGLIGQNGIGKSTLLRALSRRELDIPKHVTILHVEQEIIGDDTPALQSVLDADVWRKQLLHEEAGITERIDEIEKLRSQFDEDSLEVKKLDNEDSDLQNRILEVHSKLSEMESDKAEGRAAAILFGLGFSKESQLQPTKSFSGGWRMRLSLARALFCKPDLLLLDEPSNMLDVPSITYLANYLQTYPATVLIVSHDRAFLNEVATDIIHQHSERLDYYSGNFDAFYNTREERLKNQRREYEKQMEYRKHLQTFIDKFRYNAAKSSEAQSRIKKLEKLPILEAPEEEKVITFKFPDPEKLSPPILQLQDVSFGYDPKLMLLSHVDLDVQMDSRIALVGANGCGKTTLLKLLMGDLTPLDGFISKNGRLRIGYFAQHHVDSMDLTLDAVTWMAKKFPGKNDEEYRRHLGSFGITGSLAIQKMQLLSGGQKSRVAFAALCLSNPHILILDEPSNHLDTAGLDALSEALHRFKGGVLMVSHDVASIDRICNEIWVSEDGTVKRFEGNIYDYKDYIMSKANASGVVKLH, encoded by the coding sequence ATGTCAGGAAACATTGGTCTACAAGTCAGACAGGCGGTTCCAAACTTGGACCCAATTGTTGCAAACTATACTGTTGGATATATTCAGCATTTGAACGGATCTACAGAGGATGCTGTTATCGCACAACAGCTGGATATAGCCCAAGAACTGTCGTTTGTTCATGATTTGTTAGTAAGTAGTGGAGGAGACAAGGAGAAAATATCTGCCTTCACAAACAAGATACAAGAAGAGTTTGAgacaaaattgaaagagaataTGAAAAAGCTCTCGCTTACAGGCGACACTTCTAAGAGACTATTAGACATCAGCCTGGTAAAGAATCAACAACGTGATATTAATTCGTCTTTAGCTCTGCTGCAAAGCACAAAGGATATAGCACATGGGGGCCGTGTGTTGGCAACTAAGGTTGATAAGAAGAAGCTCATAAAAGCTGAGGCCAAAATTGCCAAGAAGGTTGCCAAACGTGCCAATAAGTTTGTAAAATATGAAGCCTCCAAACTCATTAATGAGCAATCCCAAGAGGACTACGACTCATTTttcctcaaaatcaaccCAATTGATTTTGGTTCTGCCGCTGGAAAATCAAAGGATATCAAGCTTGATGCGTTCGATTTATATGTTGGTGACggaaagagaattttgaGCGATGCCTCGCTGACTTTGGCGTACGGTCGGAGATATGGTCTAATTGGTCAAAACGGTATTGGAAAGTCCACTCTCTTGCGTGCTCTTTCCAGGAGAGAATTAGACATTCCTAAGCATGTAACTATTCTTCATGTCGAGCAGGAGATAATAGGTGATGACACCCCTGCTTTGCAATCAGTTTTGGATGCTGATGTTTGGAGAAAGCAATTATTGCATGAAGAAGCAGGTATTACTGAGAGAATAGATGAGATTGAAAAACTAAGATCACAATTTGATGAGGACTCTCTGGAGGTCAAAAAACTAGATAATGAAGATTCGGATTTGCAGAATCGTATTCTGGAAGTTCACTCGAAACTTTCTGAAATGGAATCGGATAAGGCTGAGGGTAGAGCTGCTGCTATTTTATTTGGTCTGGgtttttccaaagagtCCCAACTGCAGCCTACGAAATCATTTTCCGGTGGTTGGAGAATGCGTCTTTCTTTAGCAAGAGCCCTGTTTTGTAAGCCAGATTTGTTATTACTAGATGAACCTTCTAATATGTTGGATGTGCCATCCATCACTTATCTTGCAAATTACTTGCAAACCTATCCAGCTACGGTTCTTATTGTGTCCCACGATAGGGCGTTTTTGAACGAAGTTGCCACTGACATCATCCATCAACATTCTGAAAGGTTAGATTATTATTCCGGTAATTTTGATGCATTTTATAATACAAGAGAGGAACGTTTAAAGAATCAAAGGAGGGAATATGAAAAACAAATGGAATATAGAAAACATCTTCAGACCTTTATCGATAAATTTCGTTACAATGCTGCAAAATCTTCGGAGGCTCAATCCAGAATCAAGAAGCTAGAAAAGTTGCCAATCTTGGAGGCGccagaggaagaaaaggtTATTACCTTCAAATTTCCGGATCCTGAAAAGCTTTCTCCACCAATCTTGCAGTTGCAGGACGTTTCGTTTGGATATGATCCTAAACTAATGCTTTTATCTCATGTTGATTTAGATGTTCAAATGGACTCTAGAATCGCACTTGTTGGTGCCAATGGTTGTGGTAAGACCACATTGTTGAAGCTGCTGATGGGTGATCTTACTCCACTGGATGGGTTTATTTCCAAGAACGGCCGACTCCGTATTGGATATTTTGCGCAGCATCACGTTGATTCCATGGATCTTACATTAGATGCTGTTACTTGGATGGCCAAAAAGTTTCCAGGTAAGAACGATGAAGAATACAGAAGGCATTTGGGATCTTTCGGAATCACTGGTAGTTTAGCAATCCAAAAGATGCAGCTGTTATCTGGAGGACAAAAATCAAGAGTTGCATTTGCTGCTTTGTGCCTCTCCAACCCTCACATTTTAATTCTTGATGAGCCTTCTAACCATTTGGATACTGCTGGTTTGGATGCATTGTCAGAAGCACTACATAGATTCAAAGGGGGAGTGTTAATGGTTTCGCATGATGTAGCCAGCATTGATCGAATCTGTAATGAAATTTGGGTTAGTGAGGATGGTACTGTGAAGAGATTTGAAGGTAACATTTATGACTACAAGGACTACATCATGTCGAAGGCCAATGCCTCAGGAGTTGTCAAACTACATTAG